In Metasolibacillus fluoroglycofenilyticus, a single window of DNA contains:
- the lipA gene encoding lipoyl synthase: MTSCKPTAKEEHIRKPDWLKIKLNTNEQYKGLKKLMRDNNLHTVCEEARCPNIHECWGERRTATMMILGSVCTRACRFCAVKTGLPTELDLAEPERVADSVKIMDLKHVVITMVARDDLKDGGAGVLAETIRAIRRKSPATSVEVLPSDLGGIEENLQMVMDAKPDILNHNIETVRRLTPRVRARAKYDRSLEFLRRSKEMQPDIPTKSSLMIGLGETWDEILEVMDDLRANNVDIMTIGQYLQPTKKHLSVKKYYSPLEFGKLRKIAMEKGFSHCEAGPLVRSSYHADEQVNAATKERQAQAKA; this comes from the coding sequence ATGACATCTTGTAAACCTACAGCAAAAGAAGAGCACATACGCAAGCCAGACTGGTTGAAAATTAAATTAAATACAAATGAACAATATAAAGGCTTAAAAAAATTAATGCGCGATAACAACTTGCATACAGTTTGTGAGGAAGCGCGTTGTCCAAATATTCATGAGTGTTGGGGAGAGCGTCGTACGGCAACGATGATGATTTTAGGTTCAGTATGCACGCGTGCATGCCGTTTTTGTGCGGTTAAAACAGGTTTACCGACAGAGCTCGATTTAGCAGAGCCAGAGCGCGTAGCAGACTCAGTAAAAATTATGGATTTAAAGCATGTTGTTATTACAATGGTAGCACGTGATGATTTAAAGGATGGTGGCGCGGGCGTATTAGCGGAAACAATTCGTGCGATTCGTCGTAAAAGTCCAGCGACATCTGTTGAAGTATTGCCATCTGATTTAGGTGGGATAGAAGAAAATTTACAGATGGTTATGGATGCGAAACCGGATATTTTAAATCATAATATCGAAACGGTGCGTCGCTTAACACCGAGAGTTCGTGCACGAGCAAAATATGATCGCTCTTTAGAGTTTTTACGTCGCTCAAAGGAAATGCAGCCAGATATCCCGACAAAATCCTCATTAATGATTGGTCTAGGCGAAACATGGGATGAAATTTTAGAAGTGATGGATGATTTGCGTGCAAATAATGTAGATATAATGACAATTGGTCAATATTTGCAGCCGACGAAAAAGCATTTGTCAGTTAAAAAGTATTATTCTCCGCTAGAATTCGGGAAGCTTCGCAAAATTGCAATGGAAAAAGGCTTTAGTCACTGCGAGGCAGGTCCATTAGTGCGCAGTAGCTACCATGCAGATGAGCAAGTAAATGCAGCAACAAAAGAACGTCAGGCACAGGCGAAAGCATAG
- a CDS encoding YutD family protein has protein sequence MIVAEGYIYEVIENVREGFNEEVFLERFSDILTKYDYIVGDWGYGQLRLKGFFDDRNHKSTFDTKISTFEDYLFEYCNFGCAYFIVQKIGRAPQQEVAVDTEELIEEL, from the coding sequence ATGATTGTTGCAGAAGGTTATATTTATGAAGTAATCGAAAATGTGCGAGAAGGCTTTAATGAAGAAGTATTTTTAGAGCGATTCTCAGATATTTTGACGAAATATGATTATATCGTAGGAGATTGGGGATATGGCCAGCTTCGTCTAAAAGGATTCTTTGATGATCGCAATCACAAATCTACCTTTGATACAAAAATCAGTACATTTGAGGATTATTTATTTGAATACTGTAATTTTGGCTGCGCTTATTTTATCGTTCAAAAAATAGGGCGAGCACCACAGCAGGAAGTTGCAGTTGATACAGAGGAATTGATAGAAGAGCTATAA
- a CDS encoding TIGR01457 family HAD-type hydrolase: MKRYKAYCFDLDGTVYRGNKGIDSAITFIHKLQQEGIEPFYVTNNSSKTPVQLQQKLAALGIAAPLEHIYSSAVVTATYISERFPQQKVQLIGSDGIREALQSQGIHITDEADAKVFVMGIDREVNYSKLVNACLAVQNGAHLIATNEDVKFPTEQGFVPGNGSFVRLVASVGGVEPVFIGKPSPIMLEAIASTHHYCKNEMVLIGDNYQTDILCGIRFGCDTVHVNTGVTPTEQAQLQKERPTYCLSSLEEWL, translated from the coding sequence ATGAAGCGCTATAAAGCATATTGTTTTGATTTAGACGGAACGGTTTATCGTGGAAACAAAGGGATTGACAGTGCCATTACCTTTATTCATAAATTGCAACAGGAGGGCATTGAACCGTTTTATGTAACGAATAACTCTTCAAAAACGCCTGTGCAATTGCAGCAAAAATTAGCGGCATTAGGCATTGCTGCGCCTTTAGAGCATATTTATTCGAGCGCAGTCGTGACGGCGACATATATAAGTGAGCGATTTCCCCAGCAAAAAGTGCAGCTTATTGGCTCGGATGGTATTCGAGAGGCCCTGCAATCCCAAGGGATACATATTACAGATGAAGCGGATGCAAAGGTTTTTGTGATGGGGATTGATCGAGAGGTAAATTATTCAAAGCTAGTAAATGCCTGCTTGGCTGTGCAGAATGGTGCACATTTAATTGCTACAAATGAAGATGTTAAATTTCCAACAGAGCAAGGCTTCGTGCCTGGCAATGGCTCCTTTGTAAGGCTTGTAGCAAGCGTAGGAGGTGTAGAGCCTGTCTTCATTGGCAAGCCATCACCAATTATGTTAGAAGCGATTGCCTCAACACATCATTATTGTAAAAATGAAATGGTATTGATTGGCGATAATTATCAAACGGATATTTTATGCGGCATTCGCTTTGGCTGTGATACGGTTCATGTGAATACAGGTGTTACTCCTACAGAGCAAGCCCAATTGCAGAAAGAACGACCTACTTATTGCTTGAGCTCGTTGGAAGAGTGGCTGTAA
- a CDS encoding DUF86 domain-containing protein, giving the protein MYFVDRNKISLNLQHLDTLLAIFEEQENWLENDMTKLALERIGHNVMESMMDVGNLMIDGFIMRDPGSYEDIIDILVDEKVISPDMDASLKAVVGLRKMLVREFIQVDDEEVIKVLSGSLGALKQFSGKVQDYLTNELGPVSAFLPEDK; this is encoded by the coding sequence ATGTATTTCGTAGATCGAAATAAAATTTCATTAAACTTACAACATTTAGATACATTGCTGGCGATTTTTGAAGAGCAAGAAAATTGGCTTGAAAATGATATGACAAAGCTAGCACTTGAGCGTATCGGTCATAATGTAATGGAATCGATGATGGACGTTGGTAATTTAATGATTGATGGCTTTATTATGCGCGACCCGGGCAGTTATGAAGATATTATCGATATATTAGTAGATGAGAAAGTCATTTCACCAGATATGGACGCGTCTCTAAAAGCTGTTGTAGGCTTGCGTAAAATGCTTGTACGCGAATTTATTCAAGTGGATGATGAAGAAGTCATAAAAGTGCTTTCAGGCTCGTTAGGGGCCTTAAAACAGTTTTCAGGCAAAGTGCAAGATTATTTAACGAATGAGCTTGGACCTGTTTCCGCATTTTTGCCTGAGGATAAATAA
- a CDS encoding DUF3055 domain-containing protein — MERFFLYDDVEDTKTRFVSFAGKTQRYDLAILQSGRFFGKVLVLDIQFGRFAIIGPDDVEEPGYLEHVYNRTEEETADLRAYLTELLS; from the coding sequence ATGGAAAGATTTTTCTTATATGATGATGTAGAGGATACGAAAACGCGCTTCGTTAGCTTCGCAGGCAAAACACAGCGTTATGATTTAGCGATATTACAAAGTGGACGCTTTTTTGGTAAAGTACTTGTTTTAGATATTCAGTTCGGTCGCTTTGCGATTATCGGTCCCGACGATGTAGAGGAGCCGGGCTATTTAGAGCACGTCTACAATCGCACCGAGGAAGAGACAGCTGATTTGCGTGCGTATTTGACAGAGCTACTAAGCTAA
- a CDS encoding glutaredoxin family protein — MILYTKTVCPKCMFVKSELNEAGLEGRYETVNIDLDAAAKEKIVNAGFLTVPILEIDGQLIHDFSQINEEISKLVG, encoded by the coding sequence ATGATCTTGTACACAAAAACAGTTTGTCCAAAATGTATGTTTGTTAAATCGGAGTTAAATGAAGCTGGTTTAGAGGGGCGCTACGAAACAGTTAATATAGATTTAGATGCTGCGGCAAAAGAGAAAATCGTCAATGCAGGTTTCTTAACGGTTCCGATTTTAGAAATCGACGGTCAGCTAATCCATGATTTTTCACAAATTAACGAAGAGATTAGCAAGCTAGTTGGATGA
- the nrdE gene encoding class 1b ribonucleoside-diphosphate reductase subunit alpha, with protein MKEYLKLNNDLLNSYSSTGILDLDKDKEATRKYFLENVNVKMRYYIDLEEKLKYLIDEGYYERDFLEMYPMEFIKRLFKIAYSYKFRFPSFMSASKFYESYAMKSRDGQEILEKYEDRITIISLYLAQGDQSLAERAVRSIMEAYQPATPTALNSGKKARGELVSCFKLTVDDTMNSIAENIGYCLELSRLGGGVGTLLTDLRPLGDPIKGILNRASGVMPVAKLLENSFSYSNQLGQRNGSGVVYLNIFHGDIEEFISSKKPNADEKIRLATLSTGVIIPSIFFELMKRDKDIILFSPYDIYREYGKRMSEISMTEMYYELLDNPNIRKLKRINARKLYTEIKKTQFESGYPFEVFDDNVNENHALKGLGRVKMSNLCTEILQVQTTSDITDMDQPNVYGLDVSCNLGSIDIYRATKSENFEELITTSMQLLTNVSLMTNIKNVPSVAKANKLMHSVGLGVMNLHGHLVQSNILYGSPESIEFVDYFMEALNYYSLQASMQIAKEKGETFYRYEESEYANGNYFDSYIAKEEREPSKAVKEALGNVPLITAAMWQELKEQVAEHGVFNAYRLAVAPTGSISYIRSSTASLAPCTERVEIRDYADSRTIYPMPFLNNDNRHLYVEAYEVDPYKLIDLYVAAQKHVDQGISMTLYVTDRWTTEQLAKVYIYAWMKGIKTVYYVRQRLQTLEECVSCSI; from the coding sequence TTGAAAGAGTATTTAAAGCTCAATAATGATTTATTGAATAGTTATAGCTCGACAGGCATTTTAGATTTGGACAAGGATAAAGAAGCGACACGTAAGTATTTTTTAGAAAATGTCAATGTGAAAATGCGTTATTATATAGACTTGGAAGAAAAGCTTAAATATTTAATCGATGAAGGATACTATGAAAGAGATTTTTTAGAAATGTATCCGATGGAATTTATTAAAAGGTTATTCAAAATAGCTTATTCTTATAAATTCCGTTTTCCATCCTTTATGAGTGCCAGCAAATTTTATGAAAGCTACGCAATGAAAAGCCGTGACGGTCAAGAGATTTTAGAGAAATATGAGGATCGCATTACGATTATTTCGTTATATTTAGCACAGGGAGACCAAAGCCTTGCAGAGCGTGCTGTACGCAGTATTATGGAGGCATATCAGCCCGCGACACCAACGGCACTAAACAGCGGTAAAAAGGCGCGTGGTGAGCTAGTAAGCTGCTTTAAATTGACGGTTGATGATACGATGAATTCCATCGCAGAAAATATCGGTTATTGCCTAGAGCTTTCTCGTTTAGGGGGAGGCGTAGGAACATTGTTAACGGATTTACGCCCATTAGGCGACCCGATTAAAGGGATTTTAAATCGTGCTAGCGGCGTTATGCCTGTTGCTAAGCTATTAGAAAACTCTTTCTCCTATTCCAACCAGCTAGGGCAGCGCAATGGCTCAGGCGTTGTCTATTTGAATATTTTCCACGGTGATATTGAAGAATTTATTTCATCGAAAAAGCCTAACGCTGACGAAAAAATTCGCTTAGCGACATTATCGACAGGGGTTATTATCCCATCGATTTTCTTTGAGCTAATGAAGCGTGACAAAGATATTATTTTATTTAGCCCATACGATATTTATCGTGAATATGGCAAGCGCATGTCCGAAATTAGCATGACGGAAATGTATTATGAATTGCTTGATAATCCGAACATTCGAAAACTAAAGCGCATTAATGCACGCAAGCTTTATACGGAAATTAAAAAGACACAATTTGAATCGGGCTATCCATTCGAGGTGTTTGATGATAATGTCAACGAAAATCACGCATTAAAAGGCCTAGGCCGAGTGAAAATGTCGAATTTGTGTACAGAAATTTTACAAGTACAAACGACGAGTGATATTACAGATATGGATCAGCCAAATGTTTACGGCTTAGATGTATCGTGTAACTTAGGCTCTATCGACATTTACCGCGCAACAAAAAGCGAAAACTTTGAAGAGCTTATTACGACAAGTATGCAGCTCTTAACGAATGTATCATTAATGACAAATATTAAAAATGTGCCATCTGTAGCGAAGGCGAATAAATTAATGCATTCTGTTGGTCTTGGGGTAATGAACCTTCATGGTCATTTAGTGCAATCGAATATTTTATATGGCTCACCAGAGTCAATTGAATTTGTCGATTACTTTATGGAAGCATTAAATTACTATTCATTACAAGCATCTATGCAAATTGCCAAAGAGAAGGGTGAAACATTCTATCGTTATGAGGAGAGCGAATACGCCAACGGTAATTACTTCGACTCTTATATAGCAAAAGAAGAGAGAGAGCCATCGAAAGCGGTTAAAGAAGCATTAGGTAATGTGCCGCTAATTACTGCTGCAATGTGGCAGGAGTTAAAAGAGCAGGTAGCTGAGCATGGCGTATTTAACGCCTACCGCCTAGCTGTTGCACCGACAGGCAGTATTTCCTATATTCGCAGCAGCACAGCATCACTTGCACCATGTACAGAGCGCGTGGAAATTCGAGACTATGCAGATAGTCGTACAATTTATCCGATGCCGTTTTTAAATAATGATAATCGTCATTTATATGTGGAAGCATATGAAGTTGATCCATATAAATTAATCGACCTATATGTAGCAGCACAAAAGCATGTCGATCAAGGAATTTCAATGACATTATATGTAACTGATCGTTGGACAACAGAACAATTAGCGAAAGTGTATATTTATGCTTGGATGAAGGGCATTAAAACAGTATATTACGTGCGTCAACGATTACAAACTTTAGAGGAGTGTGTATCATGCTCAATTTAA
- the yunB gene encoding sporulation protein YunB has protein sequence MRFRQHKKRGNTAVFVILTLIVVIILFLYWMNARLMPTYLQYAEVQTNKVASFVVNKAINARTSSVLDVNDIIENLPSGSSEMITTKFNTEIINRVRAETQALVKEYLEQAENGDLTHLPNLENVEYDVGKMEAGDGIVFFVPLGQAANLPLLGNLGPKIPIRFHIIGNVHSDVQSTIREFGINNAYVEVSIHLEVNVQIIVPFATKSSTVEQYIPVAIGLVQGSVPHIYTNGGEGIQPSLEVPVPYD, from the coding sequence ATGCGATTTAGGCAACATAAAAAACGAGGAAATACAGCCGTTTTTGTCATTTTGACACTTATCGTTGTCATTATATTATTTTTATATTGGATGAATGCTCGTTTAATGCCAACCTATTTACAATATGCAGAAGTGCAAACGAATAAAGTGGCTTCTTTTGTTGTCAATAAAGCGATTAATGCACGCACTTCTAGCGTATTAGATGTGAATGATATTATTGAAAATTTACCGTCGGGCTCAAGTGAAATGATTACGACAAAGTTTAATACGGAAATCATTAATCGTGTTCGCGCAGAAACACAGGCTTTGGTGAAAGAATATTTAGAGCAAGCGGAAAATGGAGATTTAACACATTTACCAAACTTAGAAAATGTCGAATACGATGTCGGGAAAATGGAAGCGGGCGATGGTATCGTTTTTTTTGTACCACTCGGGCAAGCTGCTAATCTTCCTTTACTCGGAAATTTAGGACCAAAAATACCGATTCGATTTCATATTATAGGGAATGTACATAGTGATGTACAATCCACTATTAGAGAATTTGGTATAAATAATGCCTATGTTGAGGTAAGTATTCATTTAGAGGTGAATGTACAAATTATTGTGCCGTTTGCTACGAAATCATCGACAGTAGAGCAGTATATTCCTGTAGCAATTGGCCTAGTGCAAGGTTCGGTTCCACATATTTATACGAATGGTGGAGAAGGCATACAGCCATCGTTAGAGGTACCTGTCCCTTATGATTAA
- the nrdF gene encoding class 1b ribonucleoside-diphosphate reductase subunit beta, with amino-acid sequence MLNLKPYEAVNWNKPTSDLAKVFWDQQWKQMWQPEEIAVSKDIKQWKDFEHQDTYKKVFGGLTLLDTVQTNIGMNEIAKYNNDLQEKAVLTVFGSFEAIHAKSYSYIFTTLCNNDEIDAVFEWVKKNEFLQYKAKRISDVYLAIKENDDESLWKAMFASVMLESFLFYSGFFYPLYLGGQGTLRNSAEVISLILRDESIHGVAIGFFAQNIFRKFSPEKQDELKVWGYELLLDLYQNEMKYTEDIYAETGLSPEVKAYVRFNANKALMNLGLDTMFPEEEVNPIVMNGIRNEGSTYDFFSQKGSTYALAKVQPITDETFNFDFLEK; translated from the coding sequence ATGCTCAATTTAAAACCATATGAGGCGGTTAACTGGAATAAGCCGACAAGCGATTTGGCGAAAGTATTTTGGGACCAGCAATGGAAGCAAATGTGGCAGCCAGAGGAGATTGCTGTATCAAAGGATATTAAACAGTGGAAAGACTTTGAGCACCAAGATACGTACAAAAAAGTATTCGGTGGCTTAACATTGTTAGATACGGTGCAAACGAATATCGGCATGAACGAAATTGCGAAATATAATAATGATTTGCAGGAAAAAGCCGTATTAACTGTTTTCGGCTCTTTTGAAGCGATTCATGCAAAATCCTATTCGTATATCTTTACAACGTTATGTAATAACGATGAAATTGATGCGGTCTTCGAGTGGGTTAAGAAAAACGAATTTTTACAATATAAGGCGAAACGCATTAGCGATGTTTATTTAGCAATTAAAGAAAACGATGATGAGTCATTATGGAAAGCGATGTTTGCTTCTGTTATGCTAGAAAGCTTTTTATTCTACTCCGGCTTTTTCTACCCGCTTTATTTAGGTGGGCAAGGTACTTTGCGTAATAGCGCGGAAGTTATTTCCCTCATTTTACGTGACGAATCAATTCATGGTGTAGCAATTGGCTTCTTTGCACAAAATATTTTCCGTAAATTCTCTCCAGAAAAGCAAGACGAGCTAAAAGTATGGGGCTATGAGCTATTGTTAGACCTGTACCAAAATGAAATGAAGTATACGGAAGATATCTATGCTGAAACAGGGCTTTCCCCAGAAGTAAAAGCTTATGTGCGCTTCAATGCAAATAAAGCGTTAATGAACTTGGGCTTAGATACGATGTTCCCTGAGGAGGAAGTAAACCCAATTGTTATGAATGGTATTCGTAACGAAGGTTCAACATACGATTTCTTCTCTCAAAAAGGCTCAACATATGCACTAGCAAAAGTTCAGCCAATTACAGATGAAACGTTTAATTTTGATTTTTTAGAGAAGTAA
- the nrdI gene encoding class Ib ribonucleoside-diphosphate reductase assembly flavoprotein NrdI — translation MIVFASRTGNVRFIINQLQLPNIEMTKGLKLSEPYLLFTYTDGLGTVPQIVEEFLQENATFCKGVIASGNSNFGHNVFCGSADKINATYQIPIVRKLELRGFAHDYEAIREYYQTVIEGGEKI, via the coding sequence ATGATTGTCTTTGCAAGCAGGACAGGAAATGTGCGCTTTATCATCAATCAGCTCCAATTACCGAACATTGAGATGACGAAGGGGCTCAAGCTTTCTGAGCCCTATTTATTATTTACTTATACGGATGGACTTGGTACAGTGCCACAAATAGTAGAGGAATTTTTGCAAGAAAACGCTACGTTTTGTAAAGGTGTGATTGCAAGCGGCAATTCCAATTTTGGGCACAATGTTTTTTGCGGCTCCGCCGATAAAATAAATGCCACTTATCAAATACCGATTGTTCGCAAACTAGAGCTTCGGGGATTTGCACACGATTATGAAGCAATTCGAGAATATTATCAAACTGTTATTGAAGGTGGGGAAAAGATTTGA
- a CDS encoding HD-GYP domain-containing protein, which translates to MRLISLNVVKEGMVIGKTIWNEAGHPLLHQGVVINHRIIERLQQLNIRYIYIDDLISDGIQIEETVDPIVRHRVVKEITKTFETVRNLKGAQASYIIEQQSKAINGIVEGLLDTIVDSHEFLTILSDAYLYDQYLYHHSFQVTLYSIAIAKELGYSYEELRLIGVGAILHDIGKLLVPAEILKKPGALTEDEYNEMKLHARYGFDLLRNLHSISLLVAHCAFQHHERLDGSGYPRGLVEFEIHPFAKIIAVADVFDAVTSNRVYREKVLPSEGIAVLEKDAGTLYDAKVVEALKKCVVHYPNGTVLTLSDGRRGIVSRQNELHPSLPYIRIFEENGEMLVATYEINLANTFNITIEKIETEFIPSE; encoded by the coding sequence ATGCGATTAATATCATTAAATGTTGTGAAAGAAGGCATGGTCATTGGGAAGACGATATGGAATGAAGCGGGTCATCCACTCTTGCACCAAGGCGTTGTCATCAATCACCGAATCATTGAAAGATTGCAACAATTAAACATTCGATATATTTATATAGATGATTTAATATCTGACGGCATACAAATTGAGGAAACAGTCGACCCAATTGTTCGTCATAGAGTAGTTAAAGAAATTACAAAGACATTTGAAACGGTTAGAAACCTTAAAGGGGCACAGGCTTCGTATATTATCGAGCAACAGTCAAAGGCTATTAATGGGATTGTAGAGGGGCTACTTGATACGATTGTTGATAGCCATGAATTTTTAACTATTTTATCAGATGCATATTTATACGATCAATACTTATATCATCACTCTTTCCAAGTTACATTATATTCAATTGCCATTGCGAAGGAATTAGGATATTCCTACGAAGAGTTGCGCTTAATTGGCGTTGGTGCAATCTTGCATGATATTGGAAAGTTATTAGTACCAGCTGAAATTTTAAAAAAACCAGGTGCTCTTACAGAGGACGAATATAATGAAATGAAATTGCATGCTCGTTATGGCTTCGATTTGCTACGTAATCTACATTCCATCTCACTCTTGGTAGCACACTGTGCCTTCCAACATCATGAACGCTTAGACGGAAGCGGCTACCCTAGAGGTCTAGTCGAATTTGAAATACACCCATTTGCTAAAATTATTGCTGTAGCAGATGTATTTGATGCTGTTACATCGAATCGTGTTTATCGTGAAAAAGTACTGCCTTCAGAAGGTATTGCCGTTCTAGAAAAAGATGCTGGGACATTATACGATGCAAAAGTTGTCGAAGCATTGAAAAAATGCGTTGTTCATTATCCGAATGGAACCGTACTTACTTTATCAGACGGACGTCGAGGTATTGTTTCACGACAAAATGAGTTACACCCATCCCTGCCATACATAAGAATTTTTGAGGAAAACGGTGAGATGCTTGTAGCTACATATGAAATCAATTTAGCAAATACATTCAATATTACTATTGAAAAAATAGAAACAGAATTTATCCCTTCTGAATAG